A window of Malania oleifera isolate guangnan ecotype guangnan chromosome 5, ASM2987363v1, whole genome shotgun sequence contains these coding sequences:
- the LOC131155093 gene encoding uncharacterized protein LOC131155093, with translation MAEEGDKVKLNVYDLSQGMARQLSMTFLGKAIEGIWHTGIVVYGNEYYFGGGIQHDTVGGTPYGTPIRVVDLGVTHVPKDVFEMYLQEISPRYTAGTYSLLSHNCNNFSNEVAQFLVGATIPDYILQLPNEVMSSPMGALLLPMIQQLEATLRSGAVPQAPQFRPSPLASISQPVTTLRVNHNDSGSSVNQSTVEHIKDKGTYDQRSSAGELKTLENTVPPAVVPALPQGKSLDGGTKDGLGNARNKVQEEITREFAAIMATGTLHASEAAALATRRVMQRYGYLNAALPRS, from the exons ATGGCTGAG GAAGGTGATAAGGTTAAGTTGAATGTTTATGACCTAAGCCAAGGAATGGCTCGTCAGCTTTCCATGACATTCTTGGGAAAAGCTATTGAAGGAATATG GCATACTGGAATCGTGGTATATGGTAATGAATACTATTTTGGTGGAGGTATACAACATGATACTGTTGGAGGAACACCATATGGAACACCTATCCGAGTAGTAGATTTGGGTGTCACACATGTGCCCAAGGATGTGTTTGAAATGTATTTGCAGGAGATCAGCCCACGGTATACAGCTGGAACCTACAGTTTGCTTAGTCATAACTGTAACAACTTCAGCAATGAGGTTGCTCAATTCTTGGTTGGTGCTACAATACCAGACTACATCTTGCAACTCCCTAATGAAGTTATGAGCAGCCCAATGGGTGCTCTTCTAT TGCCCATGATACAGCAGCTGGAGGCCACACTGAGATCGGGTGCTGTCCCCCAAGCTCCCCAATTTAGGCCGTCCCCATTGGCCTCGATTTCCCAGCCTGTCACCACTTTACGCGTCAACCATAATGACTCAGGGAGTAGCGTCAACCAATCCACCGTAGAACATATCAAGGATAAAGGGACTTACGATCAGCGATCTTCTGCGGGTGAGTTGAAGACATTGGAAAACACAGTGCCGCCTGCTGTGGTACCGGCATTACCACAGGGGAAGTCTCTGGATGGTGGTACAAAAGATGGTCTTGGAAATGCTCGGAACAAGGTGCAGGAAGAGATTACCCGGGAGTTTGCTGCAATAATGGCAACTGGGACATTGCATGCAAGCGAGGCTGCAGCACTGGCAACTAGGAGAGTTATGCAAAGATATGGCTATTTGAATGCTGCATTGCCACGTAGTTAG